The nucleotide sequence GAGCGCGAGTCATTTATTCGCGAGCGGAAAATGATGAGGCCGCCAACTGAGGCGGCCTTACTTCGCGTGCGACCCGGTGCGTCGTGCGCTCCATGCCCTAACTACCGTCAAGACGGGCAGCGGCCATAGCAAGGCTCTTATCCAGTGCAGTGTCCAATATCGTGCGCGTGCGCTCATGGTTGGAAACATAATCCAAAAGAGGGCCGCTGTGAAAACCAGATGGCACCCGAGGCCGGAAACAGGCCAAGTACCCTCTTTATAAAAAGAACATATTGCGAACATGGAACAAACGTGGTACGAAAATTCCTATACGCCGATCGAATCCTGAACCTGCCATCGTCCGTTTGTCCCGCTCGCGAATCCCCGCCATAAGGAGCACATCTATGTCCGCCACTGCCCTGCGTATCGTTGAAGGATCCTCCATGGATAAGACCAAGGCCCTGTCTGCCGCGCTCTCCCAGATCGAGCGCCAGTTCGGCAAGGGCTCGGTGATGAAGCTGGGCAAGAACGACCGCTCGATGGATGTCGAGACCATTTCGTCGGGCTCGCTCGGGCTCGACATTGCGCTCGGCGTCGGCGGCCTGCCGAAGGGGCGGGTGGTCGAAATCTACGGGCCGGAATCGTCGGGCAAGACCACGCTGGCGCTGCACACGGTGGCCGAAGGACAGAAGAAGGGCGGCATCTGCGCCTTCATCGACGCCGAACATGCGCTCGATCCGGTCTATGCGCGCAAGCTCGGCGTCAACATCGACGAACTCCTGATCTCGCAGCCCGATACTGGCGAGCAGGCTTTGGAAATCTGCGACACCTTGGTGCGTTCCGGCGCGGTCGACGTGCTGGTGGTCGATTCGGTGGCGGCGCTGGTGCCGAAGGCCGAACTCGAGGGCGAGATGGGCGACGCGCTGCCGGGTCTGCAGGCGCGGTTGATGAGCCAGGCGCTGCGCAAGCTCACCGCCTCGATCAACAAGTCCAACACCATGGTGATCTTCATCAACCAGATCCGCATGAAGATCGGCGTGATGTACGGCTCGCCGGAAACCACCACCGGCGGCAACGCGCTGAAATTTTACGCCTCCGTCCGCCTCGACATCCGCCGCATCGGCGCGATCAAGGAGCGCGACGAAGTGGTCGGCAACACCACCCGCGTCAAGGTGGTGAAGAACAAGCTGGCGCCGCCCTTCAAGCAGGTCGAGTTCGACATCATGTATGGCGAGGGCGTCTCCAAGATGGGCGAGATCCTCGACCTCGGCGTCAAGGCCGGCATTGTCGAGAAATCCGGCGCCTGGTTCTCCTATGACAGCCAGCGGCTGGGCCAAGGCCGCGAGAACTCAAAAGCGTTCCTCAAGGCCAATCCCGACATGGTCGCCAAGATCGAGACGGCGATCCGCCAAAACTCCGGCCTGATCGCCGAGCAGATCCTGGCCGGTCCCGCCGAGCGCGACGCCGACGGCGAGGAGCCGGCGGGCGACGAATAAGTTTCCGACGCTTCAGGCCGATAAGGTTTGAAACGCGACAGGCGGGTGCTGCGGACGTTGAGTTGCCGACGTTCTCAGCGCCCGTTCTGTTTTGCGTTGCGCCGTAGCGCCGTGGCCGTAGGATAGGTAGAGCGCAGCGAAACCCATCAGAAGTCGGACGGCAAAAGAGATGGGTATCGCTTCGCTCGGCCCATCCTACGAAGTTATTCCGCGGCTTGCGCGTAGTCCGCGACCGGCGGGCACGAGCACACCAGATTGCGGTCGCCATAGACGTTGTCGACGCGGCCGACCGGACACCAGTATTTGTCGGTGCGTGAGACGCCGTCGGGGAAGCAACCCGTGGCGCGGCTATAGGCGCGGTTCCACGCATCATCGACAATGTCGTGCACGGTGTGCGGGGCGTGGCGCAAGGGCGAGGCTTCGACCTTCCAGCGGCCGATCTCGATCTCCGTGATCTCGCTTCGGATCGCGATCATGGCGTCGCAGAAGCGATCCAGCTCCGCCTTCGATTCCGATTCGGTCGGCTCGATCATCAGCGTGCCCGGCACCGGGAAACTCATGGTCGGCGCGTGGAAGCCGTAGTCGATCAGGCGCTTGGCGATATCGTCGACGGTGACGCCGCTGGTAGTTTTGAGCGGGCGCGGATCGACGATGCATTCATGCGCGACGCGGCCCTTGGCATTCCGGTAGAGCACCGGGAAATGCGGATCGAGGCGGCTTGCGATGTAATTGGCGTTGAGGATTGCGATCTCGGTAGCGCGCCGCAATCCCTCGCCCGACATCATCAGGATGTAAATGTAGGAAATCGTCAGGATCGACGCTGATCCGAACGGCGCCGCCGACACCGGTCCGACCGGATGCGCCGTCGTGCCGTCGGTTGCGGGATGGCCGGGCAGGTAGGGTGCAAGATGGGCCTTGACGCCGATCGGGCCCATGCCCGGGCCGCCGCCGCCATGCGGGATACAGAAGGTCTTGTGCAGATTGAGGTGCGAGACGTCGGCGCCGTAATCGCCGGGCCGCGACAGGCCGACCTGCGCGTTCATGTTGGCACCGTCCAGATAGACCTGGCCGCCATGGCCGTGAACGATGTCGCAGATCTCGCTGATGTGCTCCTCGAACACGCCGTGCGTCGAGGGATAGGTGATCATGACGGCGGCGAGGTTTTTGGAGTGCTTCTCCGCCTTGGCGCGGAGGTCGTCGACGTCGACGTCGCCGCGCGCGTCGCAGGCGGTCACCACCACCTCCATGCCGGCCATATGGGCGGAAGCCGGATTGGTGCCGTGCGCGGAGGAGGGGATCAGGCACACCTTGCGGTGCGGCTCGCCGCGCGCGGCATGATAGGCGCGGATCGCGAGCAGCCCGGCATATTCGCCCTGGGCGCCGGAATTGGGCTGCAGCGAGACCGCGTCATAGCCTGTCATGTCGCACAGCGCTTTCTCAAGCCGCCTGAACAACACATGATAGCCCCTGGCCTGCTCGGATGGCGCGAACGGATGCAGATTGCCGAACTCAGGCCACGTCAGCGGAATCATCTCCGTGGTCGCGTTCAGCTTCATGGTGCAGGAGCCGAGCGGAATCATGGCGCGGTCGAGCGCGAGGTCGCGGTCCGAGAGCTTGCGCATGTAGCGCAACAGCTCGGTCTCGGAGCGGTGCGCGTGGAACACGGGATGGGTGAGGAAGGCGCTGTCGCGCTTCAGTTCCGCCGGCAGCGTCTCGCGCGTGCTGACCTCCATATCGGCATAGGACAGCTTGCCGCCGAATGCGCGCCACACCGCTTCGACGGTCGCTTGTGTCGTGGTCTCGTCCAGCGCGATGCCCAGCCGGCCTTCACCGATGCGCAGATTGATTGCTTCAGCATGGGCCCGGACGACGATCTCGCTTTGTCTGGTACCCACATCCACCGTCACGGTGTCGAAGAAGATCTCGCTCTTCAATGCAAAGCCAAGCTGGCGCAAGCCCGCCGCCAGCACCGCTGCGCGCCGGTGCACGGTCCGCGCAATGTGTGTCAGCCCTTCCGGGCCGTGATAGACCGCGTACATCGAGGCGATCACCGCCAGCAGCACCTGCGCGGTGCAGATGTTGGAGGTGGCCTTTTCGCGGCGGATATGCTGCTCGCGGGTTTGCAGCGCCAGCCGATAGGCCGGCTGCCCGCGCGAATCCACCGACAGGCCGACAATGCGGCCGGGCAGCGAACGCTTCAGCGCGTCGCGCACCGACATGTAAGCCGCATGCGGGCCGCCATAGCCCATCGGCACGCCAAAGCGCTGCGCCGATCCGATGGCGATATCGGCGCCGAGTTCGCCGGGCGAGGCGATCAGCGTCAGCGCCAGCAGATCGGCCGCAACGACGGCGAGCGCGCCCTTGGCGTGCAGCGCTGCAATCGCGGGCCGCAGATCTCGCACCGCGCCTGATGTGCCGGGATATTGCAGCAAGCCGCCGAACACTTCCGCCTTGTCGAGATCGGTGAGGGGATCGCCGACGATCAAATTCCAGCCGAGCGGCTCCGCGCGGGTACGCAGCACGGTGAGCGTCTGCGGATGCACGTCCGCATCGACGAAGAACGATTTTGTCTTCACCTGCGAGGCGCGTTCGGCGAGCGCCATGGCCTCTGCGGCCGCTGTGCCTTCATCAAGCAGCGAGGCATTGGCGACGTCGAGCCCGGTCAGATCGCAGATCATGGTCTGGAAGTTGAACAGCGCCTCCAGCCGGCCCTGGCTGATCTCGGGCTGATACGGCGTGTAGGCCGTGTACCAGGCCGGGTTTTCGAGAATATTGCGCTGGATCACGGCGGGCAGGATGGTACCGGAATAGCCTTGGCCGATCAGCGAGGTGAACACTTCGTTTTGCGCGGCCAGCTCGCGCATATGCGCCAGCGCCTCGGTTTCGCTGAGCGCTGGCCCGAGATCGAGCGGCGCCTTCTGCCGGATCGAGGACGGCAGCGTCTGCCCCATCAGCTCGTCAAGGCTGTTCGCGCCGACGCTGTTCAGCATCGCTGCGATGTCGCGGGGCGAGGGGCCGATATGACGGCGCACGAAATCGGTGGCGGCTTCAGTGGTGGTTTTCAGCGGCGCGTTCATGGGTCTTTCCTCGTCGCATAGCGGGGTGCAGTTACTCCGTCATGCCCGGCCTTGTGCCGGGCATCCACGTCTTGCTTTGGCGCCAAACAAGGCGTGGATGGCCGGGCATAGGCGAGCGGAAGCGACGCCGTCCTTCAGACGGCTATGCCCGGCCATGACGGCCGAGATGTTGCCTGCAGCATTCAAGCCGTGTGTGCCTTGTAAGCGGCCTCATCCATCAGGCCGCCGAGTTCGCTTTTGTCCGCAATCTTGAGCTTGAAGAACCAGGCCTTGCCACCTGCGTCGGAATTCACCAGCGCAGGTTCGGCGGCGAGCGCCTCGTTGACCTCGACCACCTCGCCGGAAATCGGTGCGTAGACGTCGGAGGCGGCCTTGACCGATTCGACCACCGCGGCGGCTTCGGCCTTTTTCAGCGTGCGGCCGACCTTGGGCAGTTCGACGAACACGACATCGCCAAGCTGCGACTGCGCATAGTCGGTGACCCCGATGGTGGCGACATCGCCCTCGATGCGGAGCCATTCATGGTCTGATGTGAACAATGTCGTCATGAAACTTCCTCAGCGTTTATAGGTGTTGGGAACGAAGGGCATGGCGGCGACCTGCAGCGGCAGGCGCTGGCCGCGCACTTCCGCAAAAACCTGCGTGCCGTTGGCGGACAGCGATGTCGGCAGATAGCCCATCGCCACCGGCGCATTGAGGCTCGGGCCGAAGCCGCCCGACGTGACTTTTCCGATGGCTTCGCTTGAAGCAACATCCGCGAACAACAACGCGCCCTCGCGTACCGGCGCGCGCCCCTCGGCACGCAGGCCGATGCGGCGGCGCGCGGCGCCTTTTTCAAACTGCGGGAGAATCTTGTCGGCGCCGGGAAATCCGCCGGCGCGGGCGCCACCCGTGCGGCGGCTCTTCTGCACCGACCATTCCAGCGCGCCCTCGACCGGCGTCGTCGTAGTGTCGATGTCGTGGCCGTAAAGGCAGAGCCCGGCTTCCAGGCGCAGGCTGTCGCGCGCGCCAAGCCCGATCGGCAGCACGTCAGGATTTTCCAGAAGCGCCGTGACCAGCACTTCGGCTTGTGCGGCCGGCACCGAAATCTCAAACCCGTCCTCGCCGGTATAGCCGGAGCGCGACACGAAGCAGTCGAATCCGGCTACCTGGCGCGGGCCGGTATCCATGAAGCGCATCGCTGATACGTCAGCCCCAAGTTTCGCCAGCGCCGATTCCGCTTTCGGGCCCTGCAGCGCGATCAGCGCGCGATCAGCCAGCGAATCGATGATGCAGCTATCGGAGAGGTGCGCGCGCAGATGCGCCTCGTCCCCGGCCTTGCAGGCGGCGTTGACAACCAGAAACAGATGGTCGCCGAAATTCGCCACCATCAGATCGTCGAGAATGCCGCCGTCTTCATTGGTGAACTGCGCGTAGCGCTGGCGTCCCGGCGCAACCGCCACGATATCCTGCGGCACCAGCCGCTCCAGCGCCAGCGCGGCATCGGCAACCTGGCCTGATTTGGGACGCAGCGCGAGCTGGCCCATATGCGAGACGTCGAACAGGCCGGCGGCGCTTCTTGTGTGCAGATGCTCCTTCAGCACACCGGCCGGGTATTGTACCGGCATCTCGTAGCCCGCGAAGGGAACCAGCTTGCCGCCGCGCGCCACATGGAGCGCGTGTAATGGGGTGCGTTTCAGAGAGGATTCGTCGCGTGCCAGCATCCGTCAGGCCCTCATGGGTTCCGGAGACCAGCCCCCGAAAACCCAAAGAAAGCCCCATCTGTCGCTGTGCCTGAGAGTATTATCCCGTCGGCGGACACCCCTCGGCCAAAGGCCTTCGGTGTCTCTTTCCAGATGCTAGTTCGTCACGCGGTCCGTTTGCCTGAGAGTTTCCGGGGCGGTTGCTCCTTCGGCGCCGGCGCTGAAGCCGATCTCTCCCGACGTGACGTCTTACAGATAAGAGGGAAACACAGCCCTGCCAAGCCTGTCAACGCAGCCGCAGCATTATCAACGGGATGTGCGTGCCCATCTTGTGTGCTGCGGCAAGCCTATGATCCGCCTGCACAGTTTCTGGACACCGCAGGCCGCCTTGTCTAAAAGCGTTCCGCCGGAAGATTAAGGTTAGTTGCAACCGGACCCGGCCCTATTTCCGATTGGATGAACATGAGCGGCGTCAACGAGATCAGGTCGAAATTTTTGGATTTCTTTGCGGAAAACGGCCACGAGATCGTGCCGTCGTCGCCGCTCGTGCCGCGCAACGACCCGACGTTGATGTTCACCAATGCCGGCATGGTGCAGTTCAAGAACGTCTTCACCGGCGTCGAGAAGCGACCCTACCAGCGCGCCACCACCTCGCAGAAATGCGTGCGCGCCGGCGGCAAGCATAACGACCTCGACAATGTCGGTTACACCGCGCGGCATCACACGTTTTTCGAGATGCTCGGCAATTTCTCGTTCGGCGACTACTTCAAGGATCGCGCGATCGAGCTCGCCTGGAAGCTGGTGACGAAGGAATTCGGCCTGCCGAAGGACAAGCTTACGGCGACCGTCTATATCGACGATGACGAGGCGTTCAATCTCTGGAAGAAGATCGCGGGCCTTCCGGAATCGCGCATCATCCGCATCGCCGGATCGGATAATTTCTGGCAGATGGGCGATACCGGTCCGTGCGGCCCGTGCTCGGAAATCTTCTACGACCACGGCGACAAGATCTGGGGCGGTCCTCCGGGCTCAGCCGAGCAGGACGGCGACCGCTTCATCGAGATCTGGAATCTCGTGTTCATGCAGTTCGAGCAGCTCGAAGGCGGCGTGCGCAATCCGCTGCCGAAACCCTCGATCGACACCGGCGCGGGGCTGGAACGTGTCGCGGCCGTTCTGCAGGGCAAGCACGACAATTACGACATCGACCTGTTTGTTGCCCTGATCCGCGCGATCTCGGAATTGACCGGCGCCGATCCGCAAGGCGAGCAGAAGGCCTCGCTGCGCGTGATCGCCGACCATCTGCGCGCCTCATCGTTCCTGATTTCCGATGGCGTGCTACCCTCGAACGAAGGCCGCGGCTATGTGCTGCGCCGGATCATGCGCCGCGCCATGCGCCATGCGCAGCTTCTCGGCGCGCGAGAACCGCTGATGCATCGCCTGGTCTGGGCGCTGGTGCGCGAGATGGGCCAGGCCTATCCGGAACTGGTGCGCGCCGAGAAGCTGATCGAGGAAACGTTGCGGCTGGAAGAGACCCGCTTCCGCAAGACGCTGGAGCGGGGGCTTTCGATCCTCGACGAAAAGAGCAGCGCCCTGAAGAAGGGCGACATGTTCGACGGCGATACCGCGTTCACGCTGTACGACACCTACGGCTTCCCGCTCGACCTCACGCAGGACGCGTTGAAGTCGCGCGGCATCAGCGTCGATCAAGCCGCGTTTTCGGATGCGATGGAGAAGCAGAAAGCCAAGGCGCGCGCGTCGTGGTCGGGAAGCGGCGATACCGCCAGCGAGAACGTCTGGTTCCCGTTGCGCGAAAAACTCGGCGCCACCGAATTCCTCGGCTACGACACCGAGAGCGCCGAAGGCGTGGTGACCGCGCTGGTGAAGGACGGCAAGGATACCGACGGCCTGAAAGCCGGCGAGAGCGGCGCGATCGTGCTGAACCAGACGCCGTTTTACGCGGAGTCTGGTGGCCAGGTCGGCGACACCGGCCTGCTGACCGGCGAGGGCGTCAAGTTCCGCGTGTCAGATACGCAAAAGAAGGCCGGCGATCTCTTCGTGCATCTGGGCCAAGTGGAGCAGGGCACGCTGAAGGTCGGCACTCCGTTGCAGCTCGAAGTCGATCACATCAGGCGGTCATCGATCCGCGCCCATCACTCGGCAACGCATCTGTTGCATGAGGCGCTACGGCAGGTGCTTGGCGACCACATTGCCCAGCGCGGCTCGCTGGTGGCGCCGGATCGGCTGCGTTTCGACTTCGTGCATCCGAAGCCGATTACGGCGGAAGAGCTCGCGCGCGTCGAGGATATCGCGAACGAAGTCGTGCTCGAGAACGACGAGGTTACGACACGGCTGATGGCGGTCGACGACGCCCGCGAAGCCGGCGCCCGCGCCCTGTTCGGCGAGAAATACGGCGATGAGGTCCGCGTGGTCTCGATGGGCAAGCAGGATCGCGCTCATGGGCAGAATGCGCTCGGCTGGTCGGTCGAATTGTGCGGCGGCACCCATGTGCGCCGCACCGGCGATATCGGGCTCATTTCAGTGACCGGCGAAGGCGCGGTGGCCTCAGGCGTACGGCGCATCGAGGCGCTGACCGGGCGCCATGCCCGCAAGCACGCCAACGACACGATGGCGATCGCGAAGACCGCGGCTTTCGAGCTGCGCACTTCGGTCGACGACATGCCGGCGCGGATTGCGGCGCTGATGGAAGAGCGCAAGAAGCTCGAGCGCGATCTGTCCGATGCGCGCAAGAAGCTCGCAATGGGTGGCGGCGCGACCAACGGGGCTGCGGCAGCCGGCGGTGTCCGCGAAGCGGGCGGCGTCAAGCTGCTCGCCCGCGCGGTCGAGGGCGTCGAGACCAAGGACCTCAAAAGCCTGGTCGATGACGGCAAGAAGCAGATCGGCTCCGGCGTCGTCGCGATCGTCGGCGTCACCGAGGACGGCAAGGCCGGCCTCGTCGTCGGCGTCACCGCCGATCTCACGGCGCGCTTCAACGCGGTCGAACTGGTGCGCAAGGGCTCGGAGGCGCTCGGCGGCAAGGGCGGCGGCGGCCGGCCCGACATGGCTCAGGCCGGCGGCCCCGATGGCGCCAAAGCCAACGCGGCGCTGTCGGCGATCGAACAGGCGATGGCGAGCGCCTGAAGCGCAGACAAGCCGGCGCGTGGATTCATAAGCACGTAACAAGGCCAGAATGCTGGCTCGACCCGGTCGCAGGCGCCGGGATTGGAGTCGCGCGTGTGAACGCGAAGCTCGGTGAGCTCGAAATAAATGGTCTCTGAACTGCTCGTTCGGCCGGCATTCACATCAACTCTTTAGAGTCTCCATCCAGGAACTGATTAGTGCCCGTAGACGGAGTGGCCAGCCGTGGAACTGACTCCGCGCCGCTCGGTTATCTGCGCAGGGACACACGCGCAATGGAGGGGACATCTTGAAGAAGTTTCTTATTCCGGTGGCAGCCGCAGCAATCGCCGCTGCCTGCGCTCAGACAGAATTTATGTAGTGCAAGACACCTCCACGAGGAAAAGCGTCATCGTGGACTAGAGGTTGACCACCACCAGTGTGGTTGTTGACGACGGCAAGGTGTTCAAGCCGCGCACCGAAGCCTGAGACCGGGATGAAGCAGACATCGCCGAAGCGGCCTCTCTATTCACCCGTACATACCAACTGGAGGATCAGGAAATGTTGAAATCAATGCGCAACTATGCGTTCGGCGCCGCGGCGGCGGCAGCTCTTTTTGTAATTCCGATCTCGGCCTTTTCCCAATCCATTGAGGTTGGACCGGGAGGCGTCCGAGTGTACGACGGTCGAGGGGGACAATGCGAGCAACTGCGGCGTGCCTGCGAAAACAAGGACGCGCTGGGGGAGCGGGGCGAAGGAAATTGCCGCAGATACCGTGAGACCTGCCAAAGGCCAGTTCGGAGGGATGTGTGCGCCGAGTTGAGACAAGCCTGCCTCAACAAGGACGAGTTGGGCGAACGCGGCGAAGGAAACTGCCGCAGATATCGCGAGACGTGCAGAGGTCGCTTCTAAAGGTCGCCATTTTTGGTGTCGCAGAGTGGTCCGGCATCGCCCGGCACCGCCCCCGCGCACCGGTCATCACGGGAGGCCGCCTTGGTTGGCGGCCTCGTCCATGGTGATGCTGTAGAGAATCCACGGTGACCCAACCCTCGATGGTGCGGCGGACCTTGTGGGCATCGTTGATGGCGGCATTCCTGCAGGCAACCCGATCGCTGGACTTACGCGACAGCCGGCTTTTGGCATTCGGGCGAGAGAGGTGCCGGGATGATCTGGTGGATGATAAAGCGACCTCTATTTGCGTCGATCGTCTTTGGCGCTTCGGTCTGCGCGGCTTCGGCCCAGGACGCCAAGGTTTCAGTCGATATGATCGGAATAGGGAGCATGAGTTGCGCTCACTGGCGGTCTACGGAAGAGCATCTGTTGGAGGGGACGGTCTGGATTCACGGCTTCTGGACGGGACTTAATTACGTTGCCGCGGCGAGTGGCCAAACACAGCCGCGAATCAGCATGTCGTCGATTGTGGCGGAAGTCGAAAAGACATGTGCTCGGAAAGCATCCCAGACGTTGGCCAACGCCGCATGGACGACGTATCTTGGGGCCAAGCGGTAGGAGAAGCGCAACCGTCTGGCGCCTTCCGGTTGCGGATTCCTCAAGGAAAAACGTGAAGACGCCCTGACCTGTCGCAGGAACACGTAACCCGCCGAGTAGGGCGCGCTGCGATAGGTGCCTGCCTTGTCGTTCGTACCCTCGAGTTTTCCACCGACCGTGCTAATTTGCGAAGCGGCGAGACTAACTTCCGTGTCAGAAACTGTCGCATTATTCATTGGAAATCACGGGATCATCTGGCCCTCTTGTTCGTCTTCTTCTCGCGACGGTATCCGTCGCTGCGATTGAACCAGGAGGATTGGCCATGGGCAACAAGCTCCTTAAATGCATCGTCGCAGGTGCGCTTAGCACGTCGCTTGCCTTTGCGGCACCGGCGCTTGCACAGCGTGGCGGCGGCGGCATGGGAGGTGGAGGCGGCATGCACGGCGGCGGCATGGGAGGTGGGGGTGGCATGCACGCCGGCGGCATAGGTGGCGGCGCGGGGGGTGGCGTGCACGCTGGCGGCATGGGAGGAAGTCATTTCGGCGGCATGAGGGGAGGCGCGCATTTCGGCGGCGCCGGTGGCGGCCCGCATTTCAGCGGCAGCCGTTTTGCGGGTGCACCTCTTCATTCCGGGTTCGGATTCCGAGGTGGGCACCGCTTCCATCACGGATTCCATCACCGCTTCCATCATCGCTTTGCGTTCGTCGGCGCGCCGTTCCTTTACGCCTCCTATGATAGCTGCCTGCGCAGGGTATGGACACCCTACGGACTGCGGTGGGTCAACGTCTGCTACGACTACGGCTACTACTAACGCGTCGCGATTGATGTAACGCCAGGCAGGTGGTCGTCGCCAGGCGTCCGGCGAACTCCGGTCCGGCCAGCGACGGCCATCACCCTCGCGCAACGCTGAGATTTCGGTGGAAGTTGGCTCCTCTCGGCTTTCATGGAGGTCGGCCTTGCGCCGCCTGATTTTGCTAAGGTAGATTTACTTTTTTGGGCCAGGCGTTCGGAGACGGAAGACCATGACGGGAGGTCATCGCCGTATCCTGGTCGTTGAGGACGATCCCGAAACCGCCGATCAACTTGTCGAGTCGCTCACGACCAGCGGATATCAGGTGGATTTGGCCGCCAGCGGCAGCGAGGCGCTGAGCCGCGGCGCCGCCAACGACTATGCCGTGATCACGATGGACCGCATGCTTCCGGACATCGACGGCATCGCGGTCATGCGTCAATTGCGCGACGATGGTATTGCCGCTCCGGTCCTGATCATCAGTGCGCTGGGAGAGGTCGACGATCGGGTACGTGGCTTGCGCGCCGGCGGCGATGACTATTTGGTCAAGCCTTTCTCTTTTGTCGAATTGCTGGCGCGCGTCGAGGCGCTTGGCCGGCGGAGCGACACCATCGTCAAGGAAACCATCTTGCGCGTTGGCGATCTCGCGATCGATCTGGTGTCGCGGACAGCAAGCCGGCGCGGCAAGGACATTTCGCTGTTGCCGCGCGAATTTCAGCTTCTCGAGTATCTGGTTCGCAACGAAGGCCGCGTCGTATCCCGGGCCATGCTGCTGCAGCACGTCTGGGATCTTCACTTCGATCCCTCAACAAACATCATCGACGTCTATGTCGGGCGGGTGCGTCGCAAGGTCGACGGCCAGCAGGCCTATCCGCTGATCCACACGGTTCGCGGTATCGGGTACTGTCTCCGTGCTCCTGGTTAAGACCTTAACGTCATCGACTTTCAAGCAAGCGCTGATCGCGATCGGGGCCTTCGGCGTGATCGTGTCTGCCCTTTTCAGCTACGTCTACCTGTCCACTTCGTCCTATGTGCGCAGCCGCTCGGATCGAGCAATCGTGACCGAGTATTTGAGTTTGCAAAGCGCTTACGAGCGATCCGGGCGCGATGGGCTGATCGCCTTGATTCAACAGCGCATCGGCGACAAAAGTTTTGCGGACAACGTCTACATCCTGGCCGATCCTTCGTTGGCCCCGCTCGCTGGCAACCTCAAGGCATGGCCGTCGACGGCCACGGCAGCGCGGGGATGGACAGAGTTTCGCGCGCCGGAATCGTCGCCCAACGCGACCAACCGGCCGCTGCTGCGGGCCATGCTCGGAACGTTTCCAAGCGGCGATCGGCTGCTGGTGGGCAGGGATATCGGCGACCTCGACAGCTTTACCGATCGGATCAAGACGGCTGTCATCTCGGTCGCCGCATTGCTGGTGGTGGTTGCGGGCTTTGCGAGCATTCTGGTGACGCGGCGGACGGTGGGTCGGATTGAATCGATCAACACCGCCAGTCGAGCCATCATGCAAAGCGGC is from Bradyrhizobium sp. AZCC 2176 and encodes:
- the gcvT gene encoding glycine cleavage system aminomethyltransferase GcvT, coding for MLARDESSLKRTPLHALHVARGGKLVPFAGYEMPVQYPAGVLKEHLHTRSAAGLFDVSHMGQLALRPKSGQVADAALALERLVPQDIVAVAPGRQRYAQFTNEDGGILDDLMVANFGDHLFLVVNAACKAGDEAHLRAHLSDSCIIDSLADRALIALQGPKAESALAKLGADVSAMRFMDTGPRQVAGFDCFVSRSGYTGEDGFEISVPAAQAEVLVTALLENPDVLPIGLGARDSLRLEAGLCLYGHDIDTTTTPVEGALEWSVQKSRRTGGARAGGFPGADKILPQFEKGAARRRIGLRAEGRAPVREGALLFADVASSEAIGKVTSGGFGPSLNAPVAMGYLPTSLSANGTQVFAEVRGQRLPLQVAAMPFVPNTYKR
- the gcvP gene encoding aminomethyl-transferring glycine dehydrogenase, encoding MNAPLKTTTEAATDFVRRHIGPSPRDIAAMLNSVGANSLDELMGQTLPSSIRQKAPLDLGPALSETEALAHMRELAAQNEVFTSLIGQGYSGTILPAVIQRNILENPAWYTAYTPYQPEISQGRLEALFNFQTMICDLTGLDVANASLLDEGTAAAEAMALAERASQVKTKSFFVDADVHPQTLTVLRTRAEPLGWNLIVGDPLTDLDKAEVFGGLLQYPGTSGAVRDLRPAIAALHAKGALAVVAADLLALTLIASPGELGADIAIGSAQRFGVPMGYGGPHAAYMSVRDALKRSLPGRIVGLSVDSRGQPAYRLALQTREQHIRREKATSNICTAQVLLAVIASMYAVYHGPEGLTHIARTVHRRAAVLAAGLRQLGFALKSEIFFDTVTVDVGTRQSEIVVRAHAEAINLRIGEGRLGIALDETTTQATVEAVWRAFGGKLSYADMEVSTRETLPAELKRDSAFLTHPVFHAHRSETELLRYMRKLSDRDLALDRAMIPLGSCTMKLNATTEMIPLTWPEFGNLHPFAPSEQARGYHVLFRRLEKALCDMTGYDAVSLQPNSGAQGEYAGLLAIRAYHAARGEPHRKVCLIPSSAHGTNPASAHMAGMEVVVTACDARGDVDVDDLRAKAEKHSKNLAAVMITYPSTHGVFEEHISEICDIVHGHGGQVYLDGANMNAQVGLSRPGDYGADVSHLNLHKTFCIPHGGGGPGMGPIGVKAHLAPYLPGHPATDGTTAHPVGPVSAAPFGSASILTISYIYILMMSGEGLRRATEIAILNANYIASRLDPHFPVLYRNAKGRVAHECIVDPRPLKTTSGVTVDDIAKRLIDYGFHAPTMSFPVPGTLMIEPTESESKAELDRFCDAMIAIRSEITEIEIGRWKVEASPLRHAPHTVHDIVDDAWNRAYSRATGCFPDGVSRTDKYWCPVGRVDNVYGDRNLVCSCPPVADYAQAAE
- the recA gene encoding recombinase RecA, encoding MSATALRIVEGSSMDKTKALSAALSQIERQFGKGSVMKLGKNDRSMDVETISSGSLGLDIALGVGGLPKGRVVEIYGPESSGKTTLALHTVAEGQKKGGICAFIDAEHALDPVYARKLGVNIDELLISQPDTGEQALEICDTLVRSGAVDVLVVDSVAALVPKAELEGEMGDALPGLQARLMSQALRKLTASINKSNTMVIFINQIRMKIGVMYGSPETTTGGNALKFYASVRLDIRRIGAIKERDEVVGNTTRVKVVKNKLAPPFKQVEFDIMYGEGVSKMGEILDLGVKAGIVEKSGAWFSYDSQRLGQGRENSKAFLKANPDMVAKIETAIRQNSGLIAEQILAGPAERDADGEEPAGDE
- the gcvH gene encoding glycine cleavage system protein GcvH, with the translated sequence MTTLFTSDHEWLRIEGDVATIGVTDYAQSQLGDVVFVELPKVGRTLKKAEAAAVVESVKAASDVYAPISGEVVEVNEALAAEPALVNSDAGGKAWFFKLKIADKSELGGLMDEAAYKAHTA